Part of the Egibacteraceae bacterium genome, GTCAGCGGTGTCCGGCGGGCGAGCCCCCCGAGGCGGTGCAGCGCGCCCGTGCCGGTCATCTTCTCGACCATGCCCCCGACCAGGAACAGCGAGGTCTTCACCGGGATCTGGTGGGCGATGAACAGGGTCGCCCCCGCCAGCCCCGCGACGCTGTAAAGGCCGAGCCCCAGGACCATGTACCCGATCTGGCTCACGATGTGGAAGCTCAGGATGCGCTTGACGTCGTCCTGGGCGATCGCCCCGAGCACCCCGGTCACCATGGTCGCGCCCGCGATGACGAGCACGAGGGTGTCCGGCCCGTCGTTGAGGCCACCGAACATGATGGTCTGGGTTCGGATGATCGCGTACACACCGACCTTCGTCAGCAGCCCGGCGAACACCGCCGTGACGGCGGTCGGGGCGGTCGGGTAGCTGTCGGGCAGCCAGAAGAACAGCGGGAAGATCGCCGCCTTGATGCCGAACACCACGAGCAGCAGGAGCGACAGCGACCGCTGCAGGCCGGGCGGCAGGTCGGCGAGCTTGCCGGCGAGGTCGGCCATGTTGACGCTGCCGGTGGCGGCGTAGATGAGGGCGACCGCCGAGATGAACAGGGTGGACGCCAGCAGGTTCACCACCACGTAGGTCATGGCGGGGCGGACGCTGGCGCGCTGCGCGCCGAGCGACAGCAGCACGTAGCTGGCGATGAGCATGACCTCGAAGGCCACGAACAGGTTGAACAGGTCACCGGTCAGGAACGAGGCGCTGACGCCCGCGGCCAGTACCAGGTACAGCGGGTGGAAGTAGCGCACCTCCACGTCGGGTTCGATCTGGCCGAGCGCGAACACCAGCACGCCGAGCACGGTGGCCATGGCCACGGCCAGCAGCAGCGCGCTGAAGAGGTCCGCGACCAGCACGATGCCGATGGGTGCCGGCCATCCTCCGATGGTCGCCACGACCGTCCCGTCGCGGTCCACGGCCACGAGCAGGGCAAGGCACACGGCGAAGGTGGCCACGACCGCCACCACCGACAGGGCTCGTTGCACGCGCACATGGCGGTGGGCGAGCAGGCAGAGGGCGGCCCCGGCCACGGGCACGACGAGCGCCAGGGGCAGCAGGGTCGTCATCGCTGCTGCTCCTCCTCGAGATCGCGCACGATCCGGTCACGTTCCTCGGAGCGGGCGATCCGCCGGTCCTCGACGTCGTCCTCGACGGTGTCGTCATGCGTCAGCGACCAGCTGCGGTAGGCCAGCGCGAGCAGGAACGCCAGGACCCCGAAGGTGATGACGA contains:
- a CDS encoding proton-conducting transporter membrane subunit, which gives rise to MTTLLPLALVVPVAGAALCLLAHRHVRVQRALSVVAVVATFAVCLALLVAVDRDGTVVATIGGWPAPIGIVLVADLFSALLLAVAMATVLGVLVFALGQIEPDVEVRYFHPLYLVLAAGVSASFLTGDLFNLFVAFEVMLIASYVLLSLGAQRASVRPAMTYVVVNLLASTLFISAVALIYAATGSVNMADLAGKLADLPPGLQRSLSLLLLVVFGIKAAIFPLFFWLPDSYPTAPTAVTAVFAGLLTKVGVYAIIRTQTIMFGGLNDGPDTLVLVIAGATMVTGVLGAIAQDDVKRILSFHIVSQIGYMVLGLGLYSVAGLAGATLFIAHQIPVKTSLFLVGGMVEKMTGTGALHRLGGLARRTPLTGALFLLGAFSLAGFPPFSGFFGKLALIQAGLELDRYAIVGVALFTSILTVFSMVKIWNGTFWGTPDEEPPLASARGEGPLRAPRLMTAGAVSLVALTLAIAVGAEPMWDLSERAAQGLMDSSYAAAVLGEAGDLDAVAGGTP